In a genomic window of Alphaproteobacteria bacterium:
- the ssb gene encoding single-stranded DNA-binding protein: protein MAGSVNKVILVGNLGRDPEVRAMQSGDKVVNLSIATGESWKDKTTGERKEKTEWHRVVVFNQGIATICERYLKKGAKVYIEGQLETRKWTDKDGVEKYSTEVVLRPFRGELTMLDGKGGEGGASASSGGGRSFRDSGDSGFGMDQSPAKAPMVEEFEDEIPF, encoded by the coding sequence GTGGCTGGCAGTGTGAACAAGGTGATTCTTGTTGGAAATTTAGGGCGTGACCCGGAGGTCCGGGCGATGCAATCGGGCGACAAGGTTGTTAATCTTTCGATCGCCACCGGCGAAAGCTGGAAGGATAAAACCACGGGCGAACGCAAGGAAAAAACGGAATGGCATCGCGTCGTCGTTTTTAATCAGGGAATCGCTACGATTTGCGAGCGTTACCTGAAGAAAGGCGCAAAAGTGTATATCGAGGGCCAGCTTGAAACGCGCAAATGGACCGACAAGGACGGGGTCGAGAAATATTCCACGGAAGTGGTTTTGCGTCCATTCCGCGGCGAACTGACGATGCTTGACGGCAAAGGCGGCGAAGGCGGGGCATCCGCATCGTCCGGCGGCGGACGGTCCTTCCGCGACAGCGGCGATTCGGGGTTCGGCATGGATCAGTCCCCGGCCAAGGCGCCGATGGTTGAGGAATTCGAAGACGAGATTCCGTTCTGA